A stretch of Carya illinoinensis cultivar Pawnee chromosome 14, C.illinoinensisPawnee_v1, whole genome shotgun sequence DNA encodes these proteins:
- the LOC122294412 gene encoding F-box/WD-40 repeat-containing protein At5g21040: MAFECQDGPEVSKKLIDCVQNPCANHTGSNQFTSIPKTEKTSLVSSEFDSKPDKEKVSLSEPLSEFHSRKSIITSAVSKQFLANDVLPTFCRSITDLPPALISEILNCLDPKELGIVSCVSATLYKHASDHHAWKEFYCERWGLPAPPLGLGYSDEKSWKDLFVEREFRSKTFMGRYSTDVLYGHTEAVRTVFLLASAKLIFTSGYDTVVRMWNMEEGLSIASSRPLGCTIRAVAADTKLLVAGGTDGFIHGWKAVDQLQHLFDLKGSQSHSSEFRLWEHEGPITSLSLDLTRMYSGSWDMTVRVWDRFSLKCLKVLRHNDWVWGLVPHDTTIASASGSDVYVWDSSSGILMTIIHNAHVGNTYSLARSHTGNFLFTGGEDGTIHMFEITTHCAETTVFQVATWIPHSGSVHALAFEFPWLVSASSDGKMSLIDVRKLLRTKNSASSKRISRGKHVDKNSVEPPQRMLHGYGSNLFAVDIGVDRIVCGGEEGVVRIWNFSQALEIEKRIRALRGIRLENRMRRRKLRIEMDRKGQTDQCSVAAKKNPINGDRGGVWNNKRGVSSKLKA; the protein is encoded by the coding sequence ACTTGTGAGTAGCGAATTTGATTCCAAGCCTGACAAAGAAAAGGTTTCACTTTCTGAGCCTTTATCGGAATTTCATTCCAGGAAAAGCATTATAACCTCTGCTGTTTCAAAACAGTTTTTGGCTAATGATGTTTTGCCCACTTTTTGTCGGTCAATTACTGATCTTCCTCCGGCACTGATTTCTGAGATTCTTAACTGCCTTGATCCGAAAGAACTTGGTATCGTGTCGTGTGTCTCCGCAACTCTTTATAAGCATGCATCCGACCACCATGCTTGGAAGGAATTCTATTGTGAGAGATGGGGACTTCCAGCACCACCTCTGGGTTTGGGGTATTCAGATGAGAAGTCATGGAAGGATCTATTTGTGGAGAGGGAGTTTAGGAGTAAGACGTTTATGGGACGTTATAGCACAGATGTTTTGTATGGTCACACTGAAGCAGTTCGCACTGTTTTCCTTCTGGCTTCTGCAAAGCTCATTTTCACGTCAGGCTATGACACAGTGGTTCGGATGTGGAACATGGAAGAAGGTTTGTCCATAGCATCCTCGCGACCACTAGGTTGCACGATCCGAGCAGTTGCCGCAGATACAAAACTTTTGGTTGCTGGTGGTACCGATGGATTTATCCATGGTTGGAAGGCAGTGGATCAGCTTCAACACTTGTTTGACCTTAAGGGTTCTCAAAGCCATAGCTCAGAGTTCCGACTATGGGAACATGAGGGACCCATAACTTCTCTTTCTTTGGATCTTACAAGGATGTATAGTGGATCATGGGACATGACTGTTCGTGTGTGGGACCGTTTTTCATTGAAGTGCTTAAAGGTTTTGAGGCATAATGATTGGGTATGGGGACTTGTTCCTCATGATACTACAATTGCTTCTGCATCAGGTTCAGATGTATATGTTTGGGATTCCAGTAGTGGGATTTTGATGACCATTATTCATAATGCTCACGTTGGTAATACTTACTCTCTGGCACGAAGCCACACcggaaattttcttttcactggAGGAGAAGATGGTACGATACACATGTTTGAGATTACAACTCATTGTGCTGAGACTACTGTTTTTCAGGTTGCTACCTGGATTCCACACTCAGGTTCTGTGCATGCCCTTGCATTTGAGTTTCCGTGGCTTGTTTCAGCTTCTAGTGATGGAAAGATGTCACTAATTGATGTAAGAAAGCTGTTAAGAACTAAAAACAGTGCTTCAAGCAAGCGTATTTCAAGGGGTAAGCATGTGGACAAGAATAGCGTGGAGCCCCCACAGAGGATGTTACATGGGTATGGAAGCAATCTGTTTGCAGTTGACATTGGTGTTGATCGAATTGTGTGTGGAGGGGAGGAAGGTGTTGTTAGGATTTGGAACTTTTCACAAGCTTTGGAAATCGAGAAGAGGATTCGTGCTTTAAGAGGAATACGGTTAGAGAATAGGATGAGGCGGCGTAAGCTCCGAATAGAGATGGACCGTAAAGGTCAGACTGATCAATGTTCAGTTGCAGCCAAGAAGAACCCAATTAATGGTGATAGGGGTGGTGTTTGGAACAACAAGCGTGGGGTGAGCAGCAAGCTGAAGGCATAG